In one window of Scylla paramamosain isolate STU-SP2022 chromosome 36, ASM3559412v1, whole genome shotgun sequence DNA:
- the LOC135090905 gene encoding motile sperm domain-containing protein 1-like isoform X1, with amino-acid sequence MAERFKCNTPKVKLESKYVIRGNVVMQSGGLDGRIPVFVFPQSLTFYVDDSNTHRQILTLYNPYDFHISYNVLCNNPVCYDVESSSGVLYAKCSVGIIVKRSNLSLNEARERDCLRIVIYEEGTKHIIGKKDIFATLQAGSPSPESGSDIGKFESVRGRVRSGSGDPQESQSSNRLEQQPFIPTHAHPGPSLLLVSGAVVCLAGLLMPTLGEDEPTMVPPYLHLSSNIKIVLAYTLGLLTYAILKPI; translated from the exons ATGGCAGAGCGATTCAAGTGCAATACACCGAAAGTAAAACTAGAGAGCAAATATGTCATAAGAG GTAATGTGGTGATGCAATCCGGTGGGCTGGATGGGCGAATTCCAGTCTTTGTCTTCCCTCAGTCATTAACGTTTTATGTGGACGACAGTAACACTCACAGGCAGATTCTGACACTCTACAACCCATATGACTTTCACATTTCCTACAATG TATTGTGTAACAATCCAGTGTGCTATGATGTGGAGTCCAGCAGTGGTGTGTTGTATGCAAAATGCTCAGTGGGCATCATCGTGAAAAGATCAAATCTCTCACTTAATGAAGCTCGGGAGAGGGATTGTCTGCGCATCGTCATCTATGAGGAGGGAACTAAACAT ATCATAGGGAAGAAGGACATCTTTGCCACCCTACAAGCTGGCTCCCCAAGTCCTGAAAGTGGGAGCGATATTGGCAAGTTTGAATCCGTCCGGGGAAGGGTGCGGTCCGGTTCAGGGGATCCCCAGGAATCCCAGTCCAGCAACAGACTTGAGCAGCAGCCATTCATACCTACCCATGCACACCCTGGGCCAAGCCTCCTCCTGGTTAGTGGTGCAGTGGTGTGCCTGGCAGGACTCCTTATGCCTACGCTAGGGGAAGATGAGCCCACGATGGTGCCTCCTTACCTGCACCTCAGCTCCAACATCAAAATTGTCCTTGCTTATACCCTTG GACTGCTGACCTATGCTATCCTGAAACCCATTTAA
- the LOC135090905 gene encoding motile sperm domain-containing protein 1-like isoform X3, giving the protein MSSYGLGNVVMQSGGLDGRIPVFVFPQSLTFYVDDSNTHRQILTLYNPYDFHISYNVLCNNPVCYDVESSSGVLYAKCSVGIIVKRSNLSLNEARERDCLRIVIYEEGTKHIIGKKDIFATLQAGSPSPESGSDIGKFESVRGRVRSGSGDPQESQSSNRLEQQPFIPTHAHPGPSLLLVSGAVVCLAGLLMPTLGEDEPTMVPPYLHLSSNIKIVLAYTLGLLTYAILKPI; this is encoded by the exons ATGTCCTCCTACGGACTTG GTAATGTGGTGATGCAATCCGGTGGGCTGGATGGGCGAATTCCAGTCTTTGTCTTCCCTCAGTCATTAACGTTTTATGTGGACGACAGTAACACTCACAGGCAGATTCTGACACTCTACAACCCATATGACTTTCACATTTCCTACAATG TATTGTGTAACAATCCAGTGTGCTATGATGTGGAGTCCAGCAGTGGTGTGTTGTATGCAAAATGCTCAGTGGGCATCATCGTGAAAAGATCAAATCTCTCACTTAATGAAGCTCGGGAGAGGGATTGTCTGCGCATCGTCATCTATGAGGAGGGAACTAAACAT ATCATAGGGAAGAAGGACATCTTTGCCACCCTACAAGCTGGCTCCCCAAGTCCTGAAAGTGGGAGCGATATTGGCAAGTTTGAATCCGTCCGGGGAAGGGTGCGGTCCGGTTCAGGGGATCCCCAGGAATCCCAGTCCAGCAACAGACTTGAGCAGCAGCCATTCATACCTACCCATGCACACCCTGGGCCAAGCCTCCTCCTGGTTAGTGGTGCAGTGGTGTGCCTGGCAGGACTCCTTATGCCTACGCTAGGGGAAGATGAGCCCACGATGGTGCCTCCTTACCTGCACCTCAGCTCCAACATCAAAATTGTCCTTGCTTATACCCTTG GACTGCTGACCTATGCTATCCTGAAACCCATTTAA
- the LOC135090905 gene encoding motile sperm domain-containing protein 1-like isoform X2, protein MGIEVTCHRLCCVLDCNVVMQSGGLDGRIPVFVFPQSLTFYVDDSNTHRQILTLYNPYDFHISYNVLCNNPVCYDVESSSGVLYAKCSVGIIVKRSNLSLNEARERDCLRIVIYEEGTKHIIGKKDIFATLQAGSPSPESGSDIGKFESVRGRVRSGSGDPQESQSSNRLEQQPFIPTHAHPGPSLLLVSGAVVCLAGLLMPTLGEDEPTMVPPYLHLSSNIKIVLAYTLGLLTYAILKPI, encoded by the exons ATGGGTATAGAAGTAACCTGTCACCGATTGTGTTGTGTCCTGGACT GTAATGTGGTGATGCAATCCGGTGGGCTGGATGGGCGAATTCCAGTCTTTGTCTTCCCTCAGTCATTAACGTTTTATGTGGACGACAGTAACACTCACAGGCAGATTCTGACACTCTACAACCCATATGACTTTCACATTTCCTACAATG TATTGTGTAACAATCCAGTGTGCTATGATGTGGAGTCCAGCAGTGGTGTGTTGTATGCAAAATGCTCAGTGGGCATCATCGTGAAAAGATCAAATCTCTCACTTAATGAAGCTCGGGAGAGGGATTGTCTGCGCATCGTCATCTATGAGGAGGGAACTAAACAT ATCATAGGGAAGAAGGACATCTTTGCCACCCTACAAGCTGGCTCCCCAAGTCCTGAAAGTGGGAGCGATATTGGCAAGTTTGAATCCGTCCGGGGAAGGGTGCGGTCCGGTTCAGGGGATCCCCAGGAATCCCAGTCCAGCAACAGACTTGAGCAGCAGCCATTCATACCTACCCATGCACACCCTGGGCCAAGCCTCCTCCTGGTTAGTGGTGCAGTGGTGTGCCTGGCAGGACTCCTTATGCCTACGCTAGGGGAAGATGAGCCCACGATGGTGCCTCCTTACCTGCACCTCAGCTCCAACATCAAAATTGTCCTTGCTTATACCCTTG GACTGCTGACCTATGCTATCCTGAAACCCATTTAA
- the LOC135090905 gene encoding motile sperm domain-containing protein 1-like isoform X4, protein MQSGGLDGRIPVFVFPQSLTFYVDDSNTHRQILTLYNPYDFHISYNVLCNNPVCYDVESSSGVLYAKCSVGIIVKRSNLSLNEARERDCLRIVIYEEGTKHIIGKKDIFATLQAGSPSPESGSDIGKFESVRGRVRSGSGDPQESQSSNRLEQQPFIPTHAHPGPSLLLVSGAVVCLAGLLMPTLGEDEPTMVPPYLHLSSNIKIVLAYTLGLLTYAILKPI, encoded by the exons ATGCAATCCGGTGGGCTGGATGGGCGAATTCCAGTCTTTGTCTTCCCTCAGTCATTAACGTTTTATGTGGACGACAGTAACACTCACAGGCAGATTCTGACACTCTACAACCCATATGACTTTCACATTTCCTACAATG TATTGTGTAACAATCCAGTGTGCTATGATGTGGAGTCCAGCAGTGGTGTGTTGTATGCAAAATGCTCAGTGGGCATCATCGTGAAAAGATCAAATCTCTCACTTAATGAAGCTCGGGAGAGGGATTGTCTGCGCATCGTCATCTATGAGGAGGGAACTAAACAT ATCATAGGGAAGAAGGACATCTTTGCCACCCTACAAGCTGGCTCCCCAAGTCCTGAAAGTGGGAGCGATATTGGCAAGTTTGAATCCGTCCGGGGAAGGGTGCGGTCCGGTTCAGGGGATCCCCAGGAATCCCAGTCCAGCAACAGACTTGAGCAGCAGCCATTCATACCTACCCATGCACACCCTGGGCCAAGCCTCCTCCTGGTTAGTGGTGCAGTGGTGTGCCTGGCAGGACTCCTTATGCCTACGCTAGGGGAAGATGAGCCCACGATGGTGCCTCCTTACCTGCACCTCAGCTCCAACATCAAAATTGTCCTTGCTTATACCCTTG GACTGCTGACCTATGCTATCCTGAAACCCATTTAA